AGGCGATGGCCGGCTTGTAGTCCTTCTCGGGAAGGCTGACGACGGCGAAACGGTCCGCCTCCGTCCCCGTTCCGTGGGTGAGGTTGACGGCGACGACGGGCACGGCCCTGTCGGGGACGAAGCGCAGCTCGTAGAGGTCCCGGGCGTCCCTGTCGGGATACTGGAGCAGAATGGCGGCGCTCTTGGCGGCGTCGATGGGACTGCCTCCGCCGATGGCGACGACGGCCTGGGCCCCGAAGTCGCGGCCCATCTCGACGGCCTCGTCGACGCTGTCCACGGTGGGGTTGGGCGTGATCCGGTCGTAGAGGACGTGATCGACGCCGTATCGGTCGAAGGCGGCCCGGACGTGATCCCAGGCGCCGGTGCTCCTGTAGGAGCCCCGGCCCGTGACGCAGAGGACCTTGCCGATCCCCCTGCCGGAGAGGTCGGCCATGATGGCGTCCATCTTGGTGATGGCCCTCGCGCCGAGGTAGACCGTCGTCTTGGCCCGGATCGTGCGGATCTCATGGACGGGCATTTTGGAATCACACACAAGGCATCCCTCTTATTGAGATTGATATACCTATCACATTTAGATCGACGGAGAGAGGGTAGCATCGGAAAGAGGGGGTGTCAAGATCGATCTTGATGTCGCTTCAAAAATAGAGGACAACGGAAAGGAGCGCCGGGCCGGAGAGCTCGGCAGGGAGGGGAAGCCGATCGGCGGGCGACAGGGCGAAGGTTTTCTAGACGCGGGCCGCTGAGAGAGCGGGCATGTTGACTCGGGCCACACGCCAGGCGAACCGGAGCAGGCCTCGTCTCGGCGTTGTCCTGGAGGGTCTGCGGAAGTTCGATGAAACGTCCGTCAGGGGAGGGAGAGGACGTGTCTTTCCAGGGCGAGGGCCACGCCGTCGTCGTCGTTGGAGGCGGTGACGATGGCGGCTCTTTCCCGGGCCAGAGGGGATCCGTTGGCCATGGCGACGCCCAGGCCGGCCCATTCGATCATGGTCAGGTCGTTCTCGCCGTCGCCGATGGCCATGACCTCTTCTCGTCCGAGGCCCATCGATCGGGCCAGAAAGGCCAGCGCCCGCCCCTTGTCGACGTCGAGGGGCACCACCTCCAGATAGCCCGGCTTGGAGCGGGGAAGGGAGAGCCGTCCGGCGAAGCGGGAGCGCATCTCCTCGGCGATGGAGACCATGGCGGTCGCGTCGTCGATGAGGAGCATTTTCGTCGGCTCCCCATCGAGGTCCCAGTAGGCGTCGCCGAGGGGGACGGCCTCGATGGCGGCCAGCTTCTCGTAGGCACGGGCGCGGTCGTCGTCGCGGCTTTCGACGTAGAGCTCGTCGTCGATGTAGGTCTGGACGTACCAGCCCCGACGACGGCAGAGGGCGAGGACGTCGGCGGCGAGACCGGCCTCGACGGTCCTGTGGCGGAGGGTACGGCCCGAGGCGGCCTCGCGGATGAGGCCGCCGTTGTAGGCGATGAGGGTGAGGTTGTCGCCCATGAGGGCGCCGTAGGGGACGATGGAGCGGAACATGCGTCCCGAGGCGACGGTGACGACGACGCCTCGCCTCCGGCAGCCCTCGATGGCCTCGAGGGTGCGGGGACGGAGCGTGCCGTCGCTGTCGAGAAGGGTGTCGTCGAGATCGGCGGCGACCAGTCGGATCGTCATGGATGTCTCCTTTTTCGAAAAAAAGAAGGGGGCCGCAAGGGGAGGTATCCCGCGGCCCGGAGGATGGGGAGATGCTGACTCCAGGCCGCCTTCAAGCACCCCAAGCCGCTCCCTCGAGCGGGGTTTTGAGGAAAACGCCTGCGGATCGGTCTCCTGGCTTCCGATCGTTCTACTCCCGCGCCTTCCCGGAGTGGGGATGCTCCAGTGGCTTGCTGCGGTTTCGTCCCGGTTACAGTGGCGGGGCCGCGCCGGACTTTCACCGGCTTCCCGTCATCCGCGGCGACCTGGTTCAGACTCACTTTACACCTTGGCGGCCCCTTTTTCAACGCCCTCTTTTCCCCCTTTTTCGCGCTCTTTTTCCGCCTCGTCGGAGCCGTCCCCTTCGGGCTCTCCGTCGAGGACGGCTCCGATCTCCAGGTCGGGATACTGCCTCATGTCGAGGGTCAGGGGGCGGCTGAGGGGGCCCGTCCGCTCGTGGCGGACGATGCGGACCTGAGGGCGCAGGGTGTCGTCGACGAAGCAGTCGGTGACCATGCCGATGTGGCCCGTGGAGAGGTAGAGCCAGGTCCCGATGGGATAGGGGGTGACGATTTTCTGGTAGATGTCGACGACGGCTGGGTCGAAGAGGCCTCCCGACTCGGCGGTGATCTGGGCGAAGGCCTCGTAGGGGCGCAGGGCCTCCCGCCAGGGGCGGCGCGAGACGAGGGCGTCGTGGACGTCGGCGACGGCGACGATGCGGCTGAAGAGGTGGATCGCCTCGCCTTTCAGGCCCGACGGGTAGCCGCTGCCGTTCCATCTCTCCTGATGCTGGAGGGTGACGATGCGTGCCGTGGGCCAGACGTTGCCGTAGCCCTCGAGAAGCTCCCATCCGAAGCGGGGGTAGTGGTAGAGAAGTTCCCGCTCCTCGCGGCTCAGGGGGCCCGACCGGGTGAGGATCCGGCTGGGGATGAAGGCCTTGCCGATGCCGGCCAGAAGGGCACCCAGGCCGAGGTTGTGCAGCTGCGCCTCGGGGAGGGCCATCCTCCGGCCGATCATCATGGAGAGGATCATGGTCTGGACGCTGTGCTGGTAGGAGTAGCCGTCGTTGCTGCGGACGTCGAGGAGGTGGACGACGAGGTCGGGCTGGCTGAGGACTTCGTCGAGGACGGAGCGGACGACGTCGAAGAGCTGGTCGAAGTCGGCGACGAGGGCGGCCTTGGTGCTGTTCCGGGTGGCGTCCTCGTAGGTCCGATGGAGTTCCCTGATGGCCCTTCCCAGGTTCCGGTGGCTGATGAGGGGACGCACCTCCAGATCGGGAAAGCGATCGTCCCGGACGTAGACGAAGGGGACCTCCATCCGGTCCAGCATGCCGACGAGTCTCTCGTTCAGCTGAATCCCCTCGGCAAGCAGAAGGGTTCCCTTTTCCGAGTAGAGGGGACGGGCGAGAATCATCTGAGGTTTGAGGGAGCGGGTATAGACGAGCTTCATGGCCTCATCCCTCCCGGACGGTTTCGGCTCGCATTCTTTTCGGAGGATTCATTCAGGACGATCATAGCATTCCGAGGGGCTTTCGTCATGTGAGGGCGGCGCAGGACAGGAGAGCCGCCACCTCTCCGGCCACTTCGCAGGCGCCCAGGACGTCTCCGTTCGTGCCGCCCAGGCGTTTTTCGGCGACGGCGACGAGGCCGGAGGCGACGAGGGAGGCGGCCAGGAGGGAGGCGAGCCAGAGCTGCGGCGCCAGAGGGAGGAAGAGGCCTGCCGCCGTCAGGGCCAGGAGGAGGTGCCTCGTGGAGAAGGAGAGGACGATCTCCCGTCCCAGCCCGGACTCCCAGGGGTAGGTCCCCAGACGGGCGGCCAGGCAGAGGCCGAAACGCCCCGCCAGGGCGGCCATGAAGAGGGCCCTCGCCGCCTCGAGGGCCTCCATGGAGGCGACGAGGGAGGTCCAGAGGCCCAGGGCGACGACGAGGGCCACGGCGCCGAAGCCGCCGAGACGGCTGTCCTTCATGACGGCCCTCATGGCCTCTCCCTTCTTGTGACTTCCCAGCCCGTCGGCCAGGTCGGAGAAACCGTCGAGATGGAGGCTCCAGCCGCAGAGGATGTAGCCGGCCAGGGCGATCCAGGCGGCCCCCGAGCCCCCGACGAGGGGACGGGCCAGGAGGTGGAGGGCGGCCGAGAGGGCGCCCAGGAGGGCGCCGACGAAGGGGGCCAGAGGCAGGGCGTCGGCCAGGGATAGGGGTTCCCGGGGCCAGAGGCGGCGAGGGACGGGCAGGGCCGTCAGGAAGCCCAGGAGGAGGAAAAGGCTCTTGTCCGGGCGGGTCCTCTCAGCGGCCATCGTCGAGGCCTCCCTTGAGGACCAGGGGCAGCCCGGCGACGACGAGAAGAGCCGTCTCGGCCCTGGCGGCGCCGATCTGGTTGGCCCTTCCCTGAAGGTCGCGGAAGCGCCGTCCCATGCGGTTGGGAGGTACGAGATCCATGCCCACCTCGTTGGAGACGACGATGAAGCGCTCCGCCTTCCCGGCGGCGTCGAAAAGGGCTTCGACGGAGGCCAGGATCTTCCGTTCCCCCTCGTGCCAGAGGGTCTCGTCGTCGGATTCGACGGCAGGATCGGCCAGAAAGAGGCGCGAGAGCCAGACGGTGAGGCAGTCCATGAGGACCACCCCTTCCAGTCCTTCCACGAAGGCCGGAAGGGCCTGGGGCTCCCCCTCCCAGGTCCGCCACTCTCGGGGGCGGCTCGCGCGGTGGAGGTCGATTCGCCGGGCCATCTCGGCGTCGCCCGCCTCGGCCGTGGCGATGTAGGTCACGTCGGAGCCGCCCCAACGGAGGGCCAGAGACTCGCCGAGGCGGCTTTTCCCGCTGCGGGCCCCGCCGAGGAGGAAGATTCTCTCTCCCAAGGATCGTCACCTTCTTTTCTGAGTTTAATTTACTGGAGTATAGTCCGACGGAAAGATACAAGCAAGAGCTAATCTGAATCGATCTTTCCCGGCGGGAAGGGCGCTTTTGGGTATAATTTACCGGTGAAGCATCTCATTTTAGGGAGGTCCTTGTCATGGAGCCTTTTGTCGCCCCGACGATCACCGATCTGCTCAAGGCCCGGCGCTTTCTCCAGGGGAGGGTGCGCCACACGCCGACGGAGCTCTCTCTCCCCCTGAGCGATCTCGTGGGAACGCCCGTCTTCGTCAAGTGGGAGAACCGTCAGATCTGCGGCTCCTTCAAGCTGCGGGGGGCCCTGAACAAAATGTATTCCCTGTCGGCCGACGAGCGCGGCCGCGGCGTCGTGACGGCCTCGAGCGGCAACCACGGCCAGGGTGTGGCCATGGCCGCGGCCCTTCTGGAGCTGAAGGCCCTCATCTGTGTTCCCGGCAGCTGTCCCGAGACGAAACAGACCGCCATCAGGCGTCTCGGCGGCGACTGGGTCGAGCTCCGCGTCGTGGGCCATCTCTACGACGATGCCGAGAGGGAGGCCCATGAGGCGGCCGAGAGGGAGGGGAAGACCTACATCTCCTCCTTCGAGGACCGCCACGTCGTCGCCGGAGCGGGAACGCTGGGGCTGGAGCTGCTCTGCGACGAGCCCGAGATCGACGTCATCGTCACGCCCGCCGGCGGAGGCGGGCTGATGAACGGCATCGCCATCGCCGCCAGGACCCTCCGTCCCTCGGTGGAGATCTGGGGCGTCCAGTCCGTCGCCTCCCAGCCCTGGGTCCTCTCCTGGCCCGGAGGGAAGGTCGTCGAGACGACCTACGACGACTCCCTGGCCGACGGCCTGACGGGGTCCATTCCCCAGAGCCTGCTCACCCTGGCCAAGGAGCGCGTGGCGGGGATCCTGGCCGTGACGGAGGAGGATATCGCCGAGGCCATCGCCTTCTGCCACAGGGCCCATCATCAGGTCGTCGAGGGGGCCGGAGCCGTCGGCGTCGCCGCCCTCATGAAGGGCAGGGTGGACGTGGCGGGCCGTCGCGTCGCCGTCGTCATCTCCGGGGGGAACATCGACGAGAGGCCCCTCCTCGACGTCCTCAACCGCTACGCCTGAGACGCGGGAGCCGGTCCGGTCTAGTTGTAGAAGGAGCCGTCGTCGGGCGCCTCGTCGTCGGTCCCCAGGATCTGGATCAGGATCTGGTCGAGAATCTGTTGGGTGATCTGGCTGCCCATCTCGGAGCTGCCCTTGCGGACGCCCTGGCCCGTCGGAAATTCGAGACGGAAGGTGAACTGCTGGGCGTCGCTTCGGTCCTTGGGGTCGGAGGCGCCCGAGGGGATGGGCGTACTCCTCTGTTGGCTCTGCCGGATGGTGAAGTCCTTCAGCAGGGGAGTCTCCCAGTCTCCGACGAGGCGCAGGCTCACTTCGCGGAAGTCGCGGCCCGTGACGTTGCCCAGGAGGCCGCTCAGAAAGCCCTTGACCATGGCCTGGGAGGTCTCGGCGAGAGCCAGCTTGGAGAAGGCGCCCAGGAGGGCGCTGAAGGCCTGAAGGTTCACCTCGCCGTAACAGGCGATGTCGAGGTCCTTGCCCGGCGTGAGGTCCCCGTCGAAGGAGAGGTAGCGGTAGAGGCCGTTTCCCGACGGGGCGGCGGCGCGGCTGCCGGGGAGGAGGTAGAGGGTCTTGCCGTCGATGACGTAGTTGACGGCAAGGGACCGGTAGGGGATGGGGCCGCCCGCTTTGGAGAGGGCCGAAAAGCCCTCGGCCTGGCCGTCGGCGACGGTCAGATTTCCCCGGCCGTCGAGGAGCATGGCGCGGCCGTAGGTCCCGGACAGGCTGATCTGGAGGTCGGTCTTTCCCGAAAAGGAGCCCTCCAGGTCCAGGCCGTCGGCCAGGGCCGGGGCCAGATCGAAGCCTCTGACGGAGAGGTTGCCTCCCCAGATTTCCTCGTCGAGGCCCAGCGACCACTGGGTTTCGACGGCGCCGCCGTAGAAGGTCCCTTTTCCCTCTTCGATGGTGAGATAACGGTCCAGGACGAGGAAGGGGATCTGGAGATCGTCGAGGCGCAGGCCTCCGAGGCGCAGCGACGGCGAGGTGAGGGAGCCCGTGGCGGAGAAGGTCGTCCCCAGTTGGGCGTCGAGGCTGATGTCGAAAAGGCCTCCCGTCCTCTTCGGGTCGGCGGCGGAGGCGAAGACGGCCAGATCGAGTTTTTTGCCGGCCAGGGAAAAGCTCCCTCTCAGGGGGTCCAGGGCGAAACTCCCCCGGGCCTCCAGGGCCGACGTCCCGATCTGTCCCTTTGCGGCGGTGATCTCGAGGCGCTCCCTGTCGGCCCGGGCCTGGAGGGCGACGTCGGAGAGGGAGAAGTCGCCCACCTTGAAGGTGGGGACGGTCAGCTCCGTTTCGAGCTGCACCGTCTTGCCCGTGCCCGAAAGCCGGGCCGAGCCCGAGAGGAGGCCTCCGACGGTGAAGGCCAGGTCGTTTCTTCCCGGGAAGGTCGTCATGTCGAGGCCGTCGAGGCGGACCTCGATGGCGGCTCCCGTCTCCTTCCGGAAGGAGCCGGACAGAGAGGCCTTTCCCCCGAGCAGGGCAAGAGAGGCCCTTTCGACGACGAGGCGGTCGCCGTCGAGGGAGAAACGACCCTCGACGGCCTCGACGGGGACGGACCAGGCCGTGGCCCGTCCCTCTCGGACGTGGAGAAGGAGCTTCGGCCCGGCGAGGGGACCTTCGAGGAGGTAGCCTCCGGAAAGAGAGCTCGACAGGCTTCCCTCGGCGATCGTCCCCTCCAGGGCCTTTTCGGCCAGGGGGAGGCGGAGAAAGTCGCCCTGGAGCTTCATCGAGGGCGTCGCCGTCAGTTCGATTTTCCCCCTGCCCGTGATTTCCCCGCCCAGGAGAGGGCCGCTGAGGGCGTCGAGGGCGAGGCTCTTGCCGTCGTAGCGGGCCTCGACGGCGAAGGGCCCTCCCCTGATTCCGCCGAGGGCGACGTCGTCGACGGAGAGAGAGGCCGTCCACAGGGGCCGATCGAGAGGCCCCTCCAGTTTCCACGAGCCCTGGGAGTCCCCGACGTCGAAGCCGTCGGGGACGAAAAGGCCGAGGGCGAGGTCGCGGACCCGGCCCGTCAGGGCCAGGGAGGGGGTGGCCGTTCCGAAGAGGGAGACGATTCCCGCGCCCTCGACAACGGCCCCTTCCCATTCTCCCCGGATCTTCTCGATGACGGCGTCGCCGTTTCGGACGGAGAAGCGGGCCTCGAAGTTTCCGAGGGGCTTCCCGCAGAGGCGGATCTTGTCCGAACGGATCGTCCCCTCGTAGGCGGGAGAGGCGGCCGGTCCTCGGAGGGTCATGGTCCCGGCCAGGTCTCCTTCGGGGAGGAGGGCTTCGAGCCAGCCGAAACGGGCCCGGAGTCTGTGGAGAACGAGGGCGTTCGTGGAAAAGCGGAGATCGAGGGTCGTCCTGTCGTCGAGGGCGACCGTTCCCGCCACATCGACGGGCGCCGCTACCCAGCGGCCGCTTCCCCTGAGGGAGATGGAGCCTCTCCCGTCGAGGAGGAGTTCGGCGCCGAAGGCCGAGGCCTTCTGACCGGCCAGAAAAGCCTCGGCGTCGACGA
The DNA window shown above is from Aminithiophilus ramosus and carries:
- a CDS encoding Cof-type HAD-IIB family hydrolase, translating into MTIRLVAADLDDTLLDSDGTLRPRTLEAIEGCRRRGVVVTVASGRMFRSIVPYGALMGDNLTLIAYNGGLIREAASGRTLRHRTVEAGLAADVLALCRRRGWYVQTYIDDELYVESRDDDRARAYEKLAAIEAVPLGDAYWDLDGEPTKMLLIDDATAMVSIAEEMRSRFAGRLSLPRSKPGYLEVVPLDVDKGRALAFLARSMGLGREEVMAIGDGENDLTMIEWAGLGVAMANGSPLARERAAIVTASNDDDGVALALERHVLSLP
- a CDS encoding HD-GYP domain-containing protein, with the protein product MKLVYTRSLKPQMILARPLYSEKGTLLLAEGIQLNERLVGMLDRMEVPFVYVRDDRFPDLEVRPLISHRNLGRAIRELHRTYEDATRNSTKAALVADFDQLFDVVRSVLDEVLSQPDLVVHLLDVRSNDGYSYQHSVQTMILSMMIGRRMALPEAQLHNLGLGALLAGIGKAFIPSRILTRSGPLSREERELLYHYPRFGWELLEGYGNVWPTARIVTLQHQERWNGSGYPSGLKGEAIHLFSRIVAVADVHDALVSRRPWREALRPYEAFAQITAESGGLFDPAVVDIYQKIVTPYPIGTWLYLSTGHIGMVTDCFVDDTLRPQVRIVRHERTGPLSRPLTLDMRQYPDLEIGAVLDGEPEGDGSDEAEKEREKGGKEGVEKGAAKV
- the cobS gene encoding adenosylcobinamide-GDP ribazoletransferase; this encodes MAAERTRPDKSLFLLLGFLTALPVPRRLWPREPLSLADALPLAPFVGALLGALSAALHLLARPLVGGSGAAWIALAGYILCGWSLHLDGFSDLADGLGSHKKGEAMRAVMKDSRLGGFGAVALVVALGLWTSLVASMEALEAARALFMAALAGRFGLCLAARLGTYPWESGLGREIVLSFSTRHLLLALTAAGLFLPLAPQLWLASLLAASLVASGLVAVAEKRLGGTNGDVLGACEVAGEVAALLSCAALT
- a CDS encoding bifunctional adenosylcobinamide kinase/adenosylcobinamide-phosphate guanylyltransferase yields the protein MGERIFLLGGARSGKSRLGESLALRWGGSDVTYIATAEAGDAEMARRIDLHRASRPREWRTWEGEPQALPAFVEGLEGVVLMDCLTVWLSRLFLADPAVESDDETLWHEGERKILASVEALFDAAGKAERFIVVSNEVGMDLVPPNRMGRRFRDLQGRANQIGAARAETALLVVAGLPLVLKGGLDDGR
- a CDS encoding threonine ammonia-lyase, encoding MEPFVAPTITDLLKARRFLQGRVRHTPTELSLPLSDLVGTPVFVKWENRQICGSFKLRGALNKMYSLSADERGRGVVTASSGNHGQGVAMAAALLELKALICVPGSCPETKQTAIRRLGGDWVELRVVGHLYDDAEREAHEAAEREGKTYISSFEDRHVVAGAGTLGLELLCDEPEIDVIVTPAGGGGLMNGIAIAARTLRPSVEIWGVQSVASQPWVLSWPGGKVVETTYDDSLADGLTGSIPQSLLTLAKERVAGILAVTEEDIAEAIAFCHRAHHQVVEGAGAVGVAALMKGRVDVAGRRVAVVISGGNIDERPLLDVLNRYA
- a CDS encoding translocation/assembly module TamB domain-containing protein, with the protein product MASLRGNPLRGYRADGLSIEREGAVLASGEAVEIHLSLRSLMAGEVAISLLRLKGLSLDLSCLSPSASSGCPTLPQGIRRLEIIEAHLLAPGGEAVDVARGTWDSRSDGAVVEAEGRLRGLPFRGKLRLLQKEGRLSLEEGSLSLGNSRLQLAGTLTPLALSGRASPLDLSELSLLFPGVTGAGLSGRPDVTFSLGGEGPSTLSGTLHLPRGQAVGIALDDFRARWTWKERHLSFAEIASRANGSPVRGDLDLDFGGERLALSIDLEGENLDIGSWQKAFPWLSFASGSLAAIAVDLKGPTSNLAGRVRFVDAEAFLAGQKASAFGAELLLDGRGSISLRGSGRWVAAPVDVAGTVALDDRTTLDLRFSTNALVLHRLRARFGWLEALLPEGDLAGTMTLRGPAASPAYEGTIRSDKIRLCGKPLGNFEARFSVRNGDAVIEKIRGEWEGAVVEGAGIVSLFGTATPSLALTGRVRDLALGLFVPDGFDVGDSQGSWKLEGPLDRPLWTASLSVDDVALGGIRGGPFAVEARYDGKSLALDALSGPLLGGEITGRGKIELTATPSMKLQGDFLRLPLAEKALEGTIAEGSLSSSLSGGYLLEGPLAGPKLLLHVREGRATAWSVPVEAVEGRFSLDGDRLVVERASLALLGGKASLSGSFRKETGAAIEVRLDGLDMTTFPGRNDLAFTVGGLLSGSARLSGTGKTVQLETELTVPTFKVGDFSLSDVALQARADRERLEITAAKGQIGTSALEARGSFALDPLRGSFSLAGKKLDLAVFASAADPKRTGGLFDISLDAQLGTTFSATGSLTSPSLRLGGLRLDDLQIPFLVLDRYLTIEEGKGTFYGGAVETQWSLGLDEEIWGGNLSVRGFDLAPALADGLDLEGSFSGKTDLQISLSGTYGRAMLLDGRGNLTVADGQAEGFSALSKAGGPIPYRSLAVNYVIDGKTLYLLPGSRAAAPSGNGLYRYLSFDGDLTPGKDLDIACYGEVNLQAFSALLGAFSKLALAETSQAMVKGFLSGLLGNVTGRDFREVSLRLVGDWETPLLKDFTIRQSQQRSTPIPSGASDPKDRSDAQQFTFRLEFPTGQGVRKGSSEMGSQITQQILDQILIQILGTDDEAPDDGSFYN